In Limibacter armeniacum, a single window of DNA contains:
- a CDS encoding hydroxysqualene dehydroxylase yields the protein MTPKVIILGGGVAGMSAAHELIERGFNVEVYEQQPKYVGGKARSVDVPHSAHGEVNGIPRKALPGEHGFRFFPGFYKHITDTMRRIPFKGNKNGVLDNLVPTDRVMMARFDKAPLITLVNFPKSFKDLGVLVNAIMHSDMGLSDSDKEAMADKIWQLMTSCKERRKEVYERMGWWEFTDADHHSEAYREYFVGGLTRTLVAAKPKEVSTKTGGDILLQLLFLMANPEAHADRVLNAPTNDAWLYPWRDYLKEKGVKYFHGHAVLSIESDVKNSKVTGVKVMSTDGEEKTVTGDYYISALPVEKMSDLLTDDLIAIDPMLESIKELADDVAWMTGIQFYLDEDVKMTHGHVMYTSTPWALTSISQLQFWDGFDISEYGDGKVKGVLSVDVSDWTTPGILFGKKAEDCTKEEIKQEVWAQLKKSLIDSDGECLLNDEMLLDWYLDRDIVFDDDESVENEFEAEGVVAVAEKKSVAAAARKVFKSFNEEPLLVNKANSWSLRPEAFTRVDNLYLASDYVRTYTDLATMEGANEAARRAVNNIIDKAGISAPYCKIWDLHEPNVLAILRWLDKRRYDKGMAWNKYVPKLFSVLHRMNYIKEKWLA from the coding sequence ATGACCCCGAAAGTAATTATTCTCGGTGGAGGAGTAGCGGGTATGAGCGCTGCCCATGAACTAATAGAACGTGGTTTCAATGTTGAAGTCTACGAACAACAACCCAAATATGTAGGCGGTAAAGCACGTAGTGTAGATGTACCGCACTCTGCTCATGGAGAAGTAAATGGCATTCCCCGCAAAGCCTTACCCGGAGAGCATGGATTTAGGTTTTTTCCAGGCTTCTATAAGCATATTACCGATACCATGCGTAGGATTCCATTCAAAGGGAACAAAAATGGTGTGTTAGATAACCTTGTCCCTACAGATAGGGTAATGATGGCACGTTTTGATAAAGCCCCTCTTATTACACTCGTAAACTTCCCTAAATCATTTAAGGATCTTGGTGTTTTGGTGAATGCCATTATGCATTCAGATATGGGACTTTCCGATAGCGACAAGGAAGCAATGGCAGACAAGATCTGGCAGTTGATGACCAGTTGTAAGGAAAGAAGGAAAGAGGTTTATGAGAGAATGGGATGGTGGGAGTTTACAGACGCAGACCACCATAGTGAGGCATATAGAGAGTATTTTGTTGGAGGTTTAACAAGAACTTTGGTTGCTGCAAAACCCAAAGAAGTAAGTACTAAAACTGGAGGAGATATATTGCTCCAGCTGTTATTCTTAATGGCAAATCCAGAGGCACACGCAGATCGAGTACTTAATGCTCCTACCAATGATGCATGGTTATATCCTTGGAGAGATTACTTGAAGGAAAAAGGTGTTAAGTATTTCCATGGGCATGCAGTGCTTTCTATTGAAAGTGATGTGAAGAACAGTAAAGTAACTGGTGTGAAAGTGATGTCGACTGATGGTGAAGAGAAGACTGTCACTGGCGATTACTATATATCAGCTTTGCCTGTTGAGAAGATGAGTGACTTGCTCACAGATGATTTGATCGCGATTGACCCTATGCTGGAGTCCATCAAAGAGCTGGCGGATGATGTAGCGTGGATGACGGGGATTCAGTTTTATTTGGATGAAGATGTAAAAATGACCCATGGTCATGTGATGTATACTTCAACTCCTTGGGCGCTCACTTCAATTTCCCAGTTACAGTTTTGGGATGGTTTTGATATCTCTGAATATGGAGATGGAAAAGTGAAGGGAGTTCTTTCTGTCGATGTGTCTGACTGGACTACTCCAGGTATCTTATTTGGAAAGAAGGCGGAAGACTGTACCAAGGAAGAAATCAAGCAGGAAGTTTGGGCTCAACTCAAGAAAAGCTTGATTGATAGCGATGGAGAATGTCTGCTAAATGATGAAATGCTCTTGGACTGGTACTTGGACAGAGATATTGTGTTTGATGACGATGAGTCCGTAGAAAATGAGTTTGAAGCAGAAGGTGTAGTGGCAGTAGCTGAGAAAAAGTCAGTCGCAGCCGCAGCACGTAAAGTGTTCAAGTCATTTAACGAAGAGCCGTTGCTAGTCAATAAGGCTAATTCATGGTCTTTAAGACCTGAAGCATTCACGCGTGTTGATAACCTGTATCTGGCATCAGATTACGTTAGAACCTATACTGACTTGGCGACCATGGAAGGGGCCAACGAAGCTGCTAGGAGAGCTGTAAACAATATAATTGATAAGGCAGGGATTAGTGCGCCTTACTGTAAAATCTGGGATTTGCATGAGCCAAATGTATTGGCAATTCTCAGATGGTTGGATAAGCGCAGATATGACAAAGGAATGGCTTGGAACAAGTATGTACCGAAGTTATTCAGCGTCTTGCACAGAATGAATTATATCAAAGAAAAGTGGTTGGCTTAA
- a CDS encoding nitroreductase family protein: MSEVHEVATLADFETIIEARRSYRVFDTEHEMPEEIVQKALEAALLSPNSSNMQMWEFIRVRSVEMRKKMVPILLNQSAAQTASEFVVVVGRANAWKERAAFNYNKLAEEYGETSDRFARVKQYYGKLMPMVYRSDAFGIIGRIRKVMASVIGLSKPMVREVGKSDILATIHGSNSLASMTFMYAMKAQGYDTCPLGGFDSVRLKKLLKLKGSDEVTMVIACGKGKPEGVWGKRHRVPYEKVVKTV, encoded by the coding sequence ATGAGTGAAGTACATGAAGTAGCAACATTGGCTGACTTTGAAACCATTATTGAAGCCAGAAGATCATACAGGGTATTTGATACTGAGCATGAGATGCCCGAAGAGATCGTTCAAAAAGCACTGGAGGCAGCATTGCTGTCACCTAACAGCTCCAACATGCAGATGTGGGAGTTTATAAGGGTGCGTTCGGTAGAGATGAGAAAGAAGATGGTACCTATATTGCTGAACCAGTCTGCAGCTCAAACAGCCTCAGAATTTGTAGTGGTGGTAGGTCGTGCCAATGCATGGAAGGAACGTGCTGCTTTCAATTATAACAAGCTGGCTGAAGAGTACGGCGAAACGTCTGACAGGTTTGCAAGGGTAAAACAGTATTATGGTAAGCTGATGCCAATGGTGTACCGCAGTGATGCATTCGGTATTATTGGCAGGATCAGAAAGGTGATGGCTTCCGTAATTGGTCTGAGCAAGCCGATGGTTAGGGAAGTAGGCAAAAGTGATATACTGGCTACCATTCACGGCTCTAACTCACTGGCGAGTATGACCTTTATGTATGCGATGAAAGCACAAGGCTATGATACTTGTCCGCTAGGAGGTTTTGACAGCGTAAGGTTGAAAAAGCTGCTCAAGCTTAAAGGCTCGGATGAAGTGACAATGGTGATCGCTTGTGGTAAAGGTAAACCGGAAGGTGTATGGGGCAAGCGCCACAGGGTTCCTTACGAGAAAGTGGTTAAGACCGTATAA
- a CDS encoding DUF6989 domain-containing protein, protein MDTHPSLEIKSSKAIYVTLAVVVLGIFSNSFFCTGWHTAALLAFGVYSSLVIISIINKDVLLQKLLVFALVAGFAELFADNWLVNTIKILEYEKGPSIMASPIYMPFAWATVLTQIGFVGWQKAKRMGMWKACLLAAALGGLVIPLYEYSAYGACWWYYNDPGHMIFYTPYLIIIGEALLSLVLPVMIREIVFKKSIVWIVPAGVVMGLWIWGSYYIGYLIAN, encoded by the coding sequence ATGGATACGCACCCGAGTTTAGAAATAAAATCGTCAAAAGCGATATATGTTACTTTGGCAGTGGTAGTATTGGGAATCTTCTCAAACTCATTTTTCTGTACAGGATGGCACACTGCTGCTTTATTAGCATTTGGAGTATATTCATCTCTTGTTATAATAAGTATTATTAATAAGGATGTACTTTTACAAAAGTTATTGGTATTTGCTTTGGTAGCTGGTTTTGCAGAGCTTTTTGCAGATAACTGGCTTGTAAATACAATTAAGATATTGGAATATGAGAAAGGGCCTTCTATTATGGCATCTCCTATTTATATGCCGTTTGCTTGGGCTACAGTACTGACACAAATTGGTTTTGTAGGTTGGCAAAAGGCAAAACGGATGGGAATGTGGAAAGCATGTCTTTTGGCTGCTGCCTTAGGTGGTTTGGTAATTCCTTTATATGAGTATTCTGCTTATGGAGCTTGCTGGTGGTATTATAATGATCCTGGGCATATGATTTTTTACACTCCATACTTGATCATAATAGGAGAGGCATTATTGTCATTGGTCTTGCCTGTAATGATCAGAGAGATAGTGTTCAAAAAGTCAATTGTTTGGATTGTACCAGCAGGAGTTGTAATGGGCTTGTGGATTTGGGGTAGCTATTATATTGGTTACCTGATCGCAAACTAG
- a CDS encoding sialate O-acetylesterase, translating into MTEQRRLTKQTTAKYYIKKHLSDWFIKTSLTAILAAITTIGFGQVTLPKVFSDHMVLQRNTDIPVWGNAAPKTEISIQFAERRTSTITDAEGKWMVKLPRMQAGGPYKLEVFEGKKPFPVVQFEDILIGDVWVASGQSNMEWQVQQAMNAETEIKNAHFPSIRLFNVAHDKQLTPQEDIAGGTWAVCDTSSVKEASAVAYFFARQLNTEMNVPIGILQSTWGGTPVEAWTSREMSLSSPITREHILMNDSLTTDHFVKDSLDLIRFWDIVYNPKNKTDKTIPKKNLDDSDWDELNMPSTFKDWNIPPYEGMVWFRKTVALPDNMRGKELTINLGHPEMNYSLYFNGTEICKTVWNANKTHHYSLPAKLTKSGKCVIAVRMAVLWGGGGFNPPAENMYITDGENKISLTGAWKYKKDLEPTIPKIYNYHQYPNVLYNGMINPIIPYGIKGFIWYQGENNAEAGYDYRTLFPMMINDWRVRWQQGYLPFLYVQLANYMKTSPEPSESDWAALREAQTMTLTQPNTGMACIIDLGEADNIHPTNKQEVGRRLALLAEKLVYNKNVQASGPLYKGYTVEGNQIRVHFTETGSGLSTRDGLPLKGFAIAGSDHKFYWANAVIDGNDVVVSTDKVTNPVAVRYAWADNPECNLINQEGLPAIPFRSDSNRKDKEQ; encoded by the coding sequence ATGACTGAACAACGCAGATTAACCAAACAAACAACCGCCAAGTATTACATAAAAAAGCATTTATCTGACTGGTTTATCAAAACCTCACTCACTGCAATACTTGCGGCAATCACCACCATTGGTTTTGGTCAAGTTACCTTACCCAAGGTCTTCAGTGACCACATGGTATTGCAAAGAAATACAGACATCCCTGTTTGGGGTAATGCAGCACCTAAGACAGAAATTTCCATTCAGTTTGCAGAACGCCGTACAAGCACCATTACTGATGCTGAAGGAAAGTGGATGGTCAAGTTGCCGCGCATGCAAGCCGGAGGTCCATACAAGCTGGAAGTTTTTGAAGGGAAAAAACCTTTTCCTGTTGTTCAATTTGAAGATATACTGATCGGTGATGTTTGGGTAGCTTCCGGACAATCCAATATGGAATGGCAAGTACAGCAAGCCATGAATGCTGAGACAGAAATCAAGAACGCTCACTTCCCTTCCATCCGTCTGTTCAATGTAGCTCATGACAAACAACTGACTCCTCAGGAAGATATTGCAGGTGGAACGTGGGCTGTATGTGATACCAGCAGCGTAAAAGAAGCCTCTGCTGTGGCTTACTTCTTTGCCCGACAGCTAAACACGGAAATGAATGTACCGATAGGCATTCTGCAATCAACATGGGGTGGTACGCCTGTTGAGGCATGGACAAGCCGTGAAATGTCACTGTCATCACCAATCACCCGTGAGCACATCCTGATGAACGACTCACTGACAACTGATCATTTCGTAAAGGACAGCTTGGATCTTATCCGTTTCTGGGACATTGTTTATAACCCTAAGAACAAGACAGACAAAACCATTCCCAAGAAAAACCTTGACGACTCAGATTGGGATGAACTGAACATGCCTTCCACATTCAAGGACTGGAATATCCCTCCTTATGAAGGAATGGTCTGGTTTCGCAAAACTGTAGCACTTCCTGACAATATGCGAGGCAAGGAGCTAACCATTAACCTTGGTCATCCTGAGATGAATTACTCGCTGTACTTCAATGGAACAGAGATTTGCAAGACTGTATGGAATGCCAACAAGACACATCACTATAGCCTGCCAGCTAAGCTGACAAAATCAGGCAAATGTGTAATCGCTGTCCGCATGGCTGTACTATGGGGCGGTGGAGGCTTTAACCCACCTGCTGAAAACATGTATATCACAGATGGAGAAAACAAAATCAGCCTGACTGGTGCATGGAAATACAAAAAGGATCTGGAGCCAACCATTCCAAAGATCTACAACTACCACCAGTACCCGAATGTGTTGTACAATGGCATGATCAACCCGATTATCCCGTATGGTATCAAGGGTTTTATCTGGTACCAAGGTGAGAACAATGCAGAAGCAGGCTATGATTACCGTACACTCTTCCCGATGATGATCAACGACTGGCGTGTAAGGTGGCAGCAAGGTTACTTGCCATTCCTGTACGTACAGTTGGCTAACTATATGAAAACATCTCCTGAGCCATCGGAAAGTGACTGGGCAGCACTTCGTGAAGCACAAACGATGACCTTGACACAACCTAATACTGGCATGGCATGCATCATTGACCTTGGCGAAGCGGATAATATCCACCCTACAAACAAGCAAGAAGTAGGTAGAAGACTTGCCTTACTGGCAGAAAAACTGGTCTATAATAAAAATGTACAGGCTTCAGGACCACTGTACAAAGGCTATACGGTGGAAGGCAACCAGATCAGGGTACATTTCACTGAAACAGGTTCAGGGCTTTCTACTCGTGATGGTCTACCACTGAAGGGTTTTGCCATTGCAGGCAGTGACCACAAATTCTATTGGGCAAATGCCGTTATCGATGGCAATGATGTAGTAGTCAGTACTGATAAAGTTACCAACCCTGTAGCAGTACGTTACGCTTGGGCAGACAACCCTGAATGCAACCTGATCAACCAAGAAGGATTACCAGCTATCCCTTTCCGTTCTGATTCTAACAGAAAGGATAAGGAGCAGTAA
- a CDS encoding exonuclease SbcCD subunit D C-terminal domain-containing protein, with amino-acid sequence MKILHTSDWHLGHKLLDNSQHEEQQMFLDWLLKVIVQENIDVLLMSGDLFDTSNPSHQSQEQYYNFLKGLRNTQCYHTVITGGNHDSPGTLNAPKRILDLLNISVVGKATEDPEDEIILIKDKAGNPVLAVAAVPYLRDQDIRLAVQGETFEQIETKYKKALVNHYQQVGEAISQHKENGLPTIAMGHLFAIGGSTAESEKQIYVGNLGHIGAENFPEVFDYVALGHLHRPQVVGNMPHIRYSGSPIALSFSEARDTKKVCILETEGDKAVLTKELTIPTFRPLLKLKGNLEEVQAQIKSYSEEHLLRPWAEVVVKLSAYDPKITDKIYEAAQGAQMEILKISTTGIASQHYEDSIFEGKQSLQELTPEEVFRKKCEMRQFDLDSNPDILDAFQELYTAILDNE; translated from the coding sequence ATGAAAATTCTGCATACATCCGATTGGCACCTTGGACATAAACTACTGGATAACAGCCAACATGAAGAACAGCAAATGTTTCTCGACTGGCTGTTGAAGGTTATTGTACAGGAAAATATCGATGTACTGCTGATGTCTGGAGACCTGTTTGACACCTCCAACCCTTCACATCAATCTCAGGAACAGTATTACAATTTCCTGAAAGGACTACGGAACACCCAATGTTACCATACAGTCATAACGGGTGGTAACCACGACTCTCCCGGAACGCTAAATGCACCAAAGAGAATTCTTGACCTGCTCAACATCAGTGTGGTCGGTAAGGCTACAGAAGACCCTGAAGATGAGATCATCCTGATCAAGGATAAAGCAGGAAACCCCGTACTGGCTGTTGCCGCTGTTCCTTACCTACGAGATCAGGACATCCGGTTGGCTGTACAGGGTGAAACATTTGAACAGATAGAAACTAAATACAAAAAGGCGTTGGTCAACCACTACCAACAAGTTGGCGAAGCCATCAGTCAGCATAAGGAAAATGGACTGCCTACTATCGCTATGGGGCACTTGTTTGCCATTGGAGGCAGCACAGCCGAAAGCGAGAAACAAATCTATGTAGGTAACTTGGGTCACATCGGAGCAGAAAATTTCCCTGAAGTTTTTGACTATGTAGCCTTAGGACACCTCCACCGTCCGCAGGTTGTTGGCAACATGCCGCATATCCGTTATTCTGGTTCACCCATTGCACTTAGTTTCAGTGAAGCCCGTGACACCAAGAAAGTCTGTATTCTGGAAACTGAAGGTGATAAAGCTGTTCTGACCAAAGAACTGACTATCCCTACCTTCAGACCATTGCTAAAGCTGAAAGGCAACCTTGAGGAAGTACAGGCACAGATCAAGAGCTATTCTGAAGAACACCTGTTAAGACCTTGGGCTGAGGTGGTAGTCAAACTATCTGCCTATGACCCAAAGATTACAGACAAAATCTATGAAGCAGCCCAAGGTGCCCAAATGGAAATCCTGAAGATCAGTACAACTGGCATTGCTTCCCAACACTACGAGGACAGCATTTTTGAGGGGAAGCAATCATTGCAGGAACTTACACCTGAAGAGGTTTTCAGGAAAAAATGTGAGATGAGGCAGTTTGACCTCGACAGCAATCCTGACATCCTGGATGCTTTTCAGGAACTATATACCGCCATATTGGACAATGAATAA
- a CDS encoding right-handed parallel beta-helix repeat-containing protein — MEKTLKKLLVSTLFIGSIMSCSNEKDPLESTITPENPEVTLPNDSTEVTNPDSTVVVEPGDSVAVEPAPPVDVELTETQVLLDGKAVEVTYWIEPGQSSVNGNDIPAGSVVAFRPSATPRGRLYFNYLIGTESKPITIINKDQVVIAGTESGKHAVGFIGCQNIRVLGSGNPNIKYGIHIAESGSSGMTFDQKSTGVEVAYAEIENTGFAGILCKTDNAGSGWTMSNIKFHHNHIHDTHGEGIYLGQTAVANAHPIKNVRIHHNLIHDTGWDLFQVANVTGDIEVYNNTMINGGKENEPMQNQGFQIGDWSTGKYYNNIVSGSKSRFLFMKGGHDIDLYNNYFSSVESDSEGTFLKTEAKYVTSAVLDIHDNWFRDYQDVLFKSMITVHEVRIHDNKINPRNNNGQFIVYSSGASDANHKIENNPVTNLPAIELNSDYTVKSGSYYDGYSLGYEANDNAYN, encoded by the coding sequence ATGGAAAAGACACTAAAAAAATTACTCGTTTCTACATTGTTTATTGGTTCAATTATGTCATGTTCAAACGAGAAAGACCCATTAGAATCAACTATCACTCCTGAAAATCCTGAAGTAACGCTTCCTAACGATTCTACAGAAGTTACCAACCCTGATTCAACTGTAGTTGTTGAACCTGGTGACTCAGTAGCTGTTGAGCCAGCTCCTCCTGTAGATGTTGAACTGACTGAAACACAAGTTTTATTAGACGGAAAAGCTGTTGAAGTAACTTACTGGATTGAGCCAGGCCAATCTTCTGTGAATGGTAACGATATCCCTGCGGGTTCTGTAGTAGCCTTCAGACCAAGCGCAACTCCAAGAGGAAGACTTTACTTCAACTACCTTATTGGTACTGAAAGCAAGCCAATTACGATCATCAACAAAGATCAGGTAGTAATTGCAGGTACTGAAAGCGGTAAACACGCGGTAGGATTTATCGGATGTCAGAATATCAGAGTTTTGGGTAGTGGTAACCCGAACATCAAATACGGTATCCACATTGCTGAGTCTGGTTCAAGTGGTATGACATTCGACCAGAAATCTACAGGCGTTGAAGTAGCTTACGCTGAGATTGAAAACACTGGCTTCGCTGGTATCCTTTGTAAGACAGATAACGCTGGTAGTGGATGGACAATGAGTAACATCAAATTCCACCACAACCACATCCACGATACACACGGTGAAGGTATCTACCTTGGTCAGACAGCTGTAGCGAATGCGCACCCAATCAAAAACGTACGTATCCACCACAACCTGATCCATGATACAGGATGGGATTTGTTCCAGGTAGCTAACGTAACAGGTGACATTGAGGTGTACAACAACACAATGATCAACGGTGGTAAAGAGAATGAACCAATGCAGAACCAAGGTTTCCAAATCGGTGACTGGAGTACTGGTAAATACTACAACAACATTGTTTCTGGTTCAAAATCTAGATTCCTGTTCATGAAAGGTGGTCATGACATCGACCTTTACAACAATTACTTCTCAAGCGTTGAGAGTGATTCGGAAGGTACATTCCTGAAAACCGAAGCGAAGTATGTGACTAGTGCAGTACTGGATATCCATGACAACTGGTTCAGAGATTACCAAGATGTACTATTCAAGTCAATGATCACAGTACACGAGGTTCGTATCCATGACAACAAGATCAATCCAAGAAATAACAACGGTCAGTTCATCGTATACAGCAGTGGTGCTAGCGATGCAAACCACAAGATTGAAAACAATCCTGTGACTAACCTACCGGCTATCGAACTGAACAGCGACTACACTGTGAAGTCTGGTTCTTACTACGATGGTTACAGTCTTGGTTACGAAGCAAATGATAACGCTTACAACTAA
- a CDS encoding 7TM diverse intracellular signaling domain-containing protein → MLRSRIFATALLLLIAHFSVGQFITAFPVELQQSDSTTIASGQVFVDSSSAMTLDEVLAVDWSEKGKELIQDIKPIEGALTAWVKIALHNNTSQTQWTLHMLKGGLSSPCEMEVYYAPESGTGRFYHARSGYYLKASHRSIIDQHNRVLLDLYPGESYIMYVRLRNTHYDPLELPMAFQDYTYWSTKKQEENSDRSLWEGIFLGMICVMAIYNALIALLSRDRVYVYYAIYLMLAAVYFMYRSRFIHTYLIPEVPYLAKYIWPSSILASAMYLLFMSEFLEFKRKLPKWNKVVVGVVLLCGIAFLAEMGIAYFTGNEYLNNIINTNLFLASVVFGFVTLGVLWKIRNVLMIYFVIGSLQVWIGAFIGVLTEQYYLVQVGLVLEIIAFSLGLGHRIRQNEREKQKAQTSLIEQLKKNQDLQQKVNEELESRVRVRTKEIENQKEELQRQHDHLSEANDKIMRQAGMIAEKNKKILDSINYAQRIQDAMLPDVKVIRNIFPEAFVFFKPKDIVSGDFYWCHHENGKSFIAATDCTGHGVPGAFMSVVGFSLLEQLVKSEKIHHPSQILNRMHSRIRELLNQKETQNKDGMDMSLCMIDYEAGKLYFSGAKNPLYLFQEGHFKEIKGDRISLGGSGILESDSGFVVHEIDLNVPTTFYIFSDGYVDQFGGADKRKFLSRNFKELLQQVYFFPLEEQADLLKKKMEEWMKEGGETQVDDMLVIGIKVGPVKLVKSPDKAIGITNN, encoded by the coding sequence ATGTTACGCAGTAGGATATTTGCTACAGCGCTATTACTTCTTATAGCACATTTCTCAGTCGGGCAGTTTATAACAGCCTTCCCAGTTGAGCTACAACAAAGTGACTCCACGACTATTGCAAGCGGACAGGTCTTTGTAGATAGCTCCAGTGCCATGACTTTGGATGAAGTACTTGCAGTTGACTGGAGCGAAAAAGGAAAAGAACTAATTCAGGATATAAAACCAATAGAGGGGGCATTAACGGCTTGGGTGAAAATTGCGTTACATAATAACACTTCACAAACACAGTGGACTTTGCATATGCTGAAGGGAGGGCTTTCTTCTCCGTGTGAGATGGAGGTTTATTATGCTCCTGAATCAGGTACAGGTAGGTTCTATCATGCAAGGTCAGGTTATTACCTGAAAGCAAGTCACCGATCGATTATAGATCAGCACAACCGTGTTTTGTTAGACCTTTATCCGGGAGAGTCATACATCATGTATGTACGTTTGCGCAATACCCACTATGACCCATTGGAGCTGCCAATGGCTTTTCAGGATTATACATACTGGAGTACGAAGAAGCAGGAAGAAAACTCTGACAGAAGCCTTTGGGAAGGAATATTTCTGGGAATGATCTGTGTGATGGCGATTTACAATGCCCTGATTGCATTGTTGAGCCGTGATCGGGTCTATGTTTATTATGCTATTTATTTGATGTTGGCAGCGGTATACTTTATGTACCGTTCCCGTTTTATCCATACTTACCTGATCCCTGAAGTACCTTATTTGGCTAAGTACATATGGCCATCTTCCATACTGGCCTCTGCAATGTACCTCTTGTTTATGAGTGAGTTTCTGGAGTTCAAAAGGAAACTTCCAAAATGGAATAAGGTAGTAGTTGGTGTAGTACTGTTGTGCGGAATTGCCTTTTTGGCCGAAATGGGGATAGCCTACTTTACAGGCAATGAATACCTCAATAACATAATAAACACCAACTTGTTCTTAGCCTCTGTCGTGTTTGGTTTTGTGACGTTAGGTGTCTTGTGGAAAATCCGAAATGTCCTGATGATTTACTTTGTCATTGGTTCATTACAGGTATGGATAGGGGCATTTATAGGTGTATTAACGGAGCAATATTATCTGGTACAGGTTGGTTTGGTATTGGAAATTATCGCTTTCTCATTGGGATTGGGACATCGTATTCGTCAGAATGAAAGAGAAAAACAGAAAGCGCAGACTTCACTGATTGAGCAGCTGAAGAAAAATCAGGATCTCCAACAGAAAGTGAATGAAGAGTTGGAGAGTAGGGTAAGGGTCAGGACAAAGGAAATCGAGAACCAGAAAGAAGAGTTGCAACGTCAGCATGACCACTTGTCTGAGGCGAATGACAAAATCATGAGACAGGCAGGGATGATTGCTGAAAAGAATAAAAAGATCCTTGATAGTATCAATTATGCACAACGTATTCAGGATGCCATGCTGCCTGATGTCAAGGTGATCAGAAATATTTTCCCTGAAGCTTTTGTGTTTTTTAAGCCAAAAGATATTGTAAGTGGTGATTTTTATTGGTGCCATCATGAAAATGGGAAATCGTTTATTGCAGCAACTGACTGTACAGGACACGGTGTACCTGGTGCATTTATGTCAGTGGTAGGGTTCAGTTTGCTGGAGCAGCTGGTCAAGTCAGAGAAAATCCATCACCCGTCTCAGATCCTTAACAGGATGCATAGCCGTATTCGTGAATTGCTGAACCAGAAGGAAACACAGAACAAGGACGGGATGGATATGTCACTTTGTATGATAGACTACGAAGCAGGTAAACTGTATTTTTCAGGAGCGAAAAATCCTCTTTACCTCTTTCAGGAAGGACATTTCAAGGAGATAAAAGGGGATAGGATTTCACTTGGCGGTAGTGGTATACTGGAGAGTGATTCTGGTTTTGTCGTACATGAAATAGACCTGAATGTCCCGACCACATTCTATATTTTCTCAGATGGTTATGTGGATCAGTTTGGGGGAGCAGATAAACGTAAGTTCTTGTCCCGTAACTTTAAGGAACTGCTACAGCAAGTATATTTCTTCCCACTGGAGGAGCAGGCTGACCTATTGAAGAAAAAGATGGAGGAGTGGATGAAAGAAGGTGGTGAAACGCAGGTGGATGATATGCTGGTGATAGGTATAAAAGTAGGGCCTGTAAAGCTAGTGAAATCTCCAGATAAAGCAATAGGTATCACAAATAACTAG
- a CDS encoding winged helix-turn-helix transcriptional regulator → MEKKADIVEKYLDPDYCPGRYILERLSDKWTMLVILMLKENEVRRFSELQKSIGEISHKMLATTLKKLEASGLVERKVYPQVPPKVEYRLSNLGRSLFPLIKQLVEWSHENKAEIEANRPKV, encoded by the coding sequence ATGGAAAAAAAAGCGGACATCGTGGAGAAGTACCTTGACCCAGATTACTGTCCCGGCAGATATATTCTGGAAAGGTTAAGTGACAAGTGGACCATGCTAGTTATTCTGATGCTGAAGGAAAATGAGGTAAGGAGATTCAGCGAACTGCAAAAGTCCATTGGGGAAATATCCCATAAGATGCTAGCCACCACCCTCAAAAAACTGGAAGCTAGTGGCTTGGTGGAAAGGAAGGTTTACCCACAAGTACCTCCAAAGGTAGAATACCGGTTATCCAATTTGGGTAGAAGCCTCTTTCCCCTTATCAAGCAACTGGTGGAATGGTCACATGAAAACAAAGCAGAGATTGAAGCCAATAGACCTAAGGTCTAA